The following proteins are encoded in a genomic region of Chryseobacterium cucumeris:
- a CDS encoding lysophospholipid acyltransferase family protein, which produces MNFLIKILFLISKLPLKILYVFSDVIFFLNYYIVGYRKEVITQNLRNSFPDKSEEEIKKIRKKFYLNFSDYLVETIKSFSISETESRVRMQHINQHLFHEAKEEGKNIILLAGHVFNWEWINALARIIPQAHCHPVYRKVNSDFWENQMKKVRNKFGNEALEANEVILNIFRSKNNGDSAYMFVADQTPHHAHVTYGLEFLNQRTPAFIGYDRLATRMDLVFIYCEMKKVKRGYYQVNYHRIYPDGEKFTENEVVRKFHKLLENTLHKHPDNYLWSHRKWKYQDSIKNFDSEKK; this is translated from the coding sequence ATGAATTTTCTAATCAAAATATTATTCCTGATCTCAAAGCTTCCGCTGAAAATACTCTATGTTTTTTCGGATGTTATCTTCTTCCTGAATTATTATATTGTGGGATACAGAAAAGAGGTTATTACTCAAAACCTTAGAAACTCTTTTCCGGATAAATCTGAAGAAGAAATTAAAAAGATCCGAAAGAAATTCTACCTTAATTTTTCAGATTATCTGGTAGAAACGATTAAATCTTTCAGCATTTCTGAAACAGAATCCAGAGTGAGAATGCAGCACATCAATCAGCATTTATTTCACGAAGCTAAAGAAGAAGGTAAAAATATTATTCTTTTGGCAGGTCATGTTTTCAATTGGGAATGGATCAATGCACTGGCAAGAATTATTCCTCAGGCACACTGCCATCCCGTTTACAGAAAAGTAAACAGTGATTTCTGGGAAAATCAGATGAAGAAAGTCCGGAACAAATTTGGAAACGAAGCATTGGAAGCCAATGAGGTTATTCTGAATATTTTCAGATCTAAAAACAACGGTGACTCAGCGTATATGTTTGTCGCTGACCAAACGCCTCACCACGCTCATGTCACTTACGGATTAGAATTTCTAAATCAACGTACTCCTGCTTTTATAGGCTATGACAGGCTTGCCACAAGAATGGACCTTGTGTTCATCTATTGTGAAATGAAAAAGGTAAAACGGGGTTATTATCAGGTTAATTATCACAGAATATATCCGGATGGTGAAAAGTTTACAGAAAATGAGGTCGTGAGAAAATTTCATAAATTACTGGAAAACACTTTACATAAACATCCTGACAACTACCTTTGGTCACATAGAAAATGGAAATATCAGGACTCTATCAAAAATTTTGATTCCGAAAAAAAATAG
- a CDS encoding chloride channel protein translates to MLKIFVLIKRSLKNSFDNIRNEQLKHNLLQAIPFWIGSVITGFFAVMYAQVFAWGEHLMNFIFDWHAWMIFIIAPVGFVLSWWLVKEFAPNAKGSGIPQVMAAVELANPKEHRKIRNLLSIKIIFFKILSSVILAIGGGAVGREGPTIQIAGSVFRKVNEYLPEWWPKISKKNMIMTGAAAGLAAAFNTPLGGIVFAVEELSKTHINYFKTALFTAVIIAGLTAQTLAGSYLYLGYPKTNDVSLMMMFPIILVAATAGILASQLSVTMLTINSWKKKKLKTDKANVVFLIICALIIASIAYFINREVLGSGKEIMERVLFTKDKHEDWYVPILRMLGPALSFTSGGAGGIFAPALTAGASIGSVISGIIHLTPNETNVVILGGMVAFLTGITRAPFTSAIIVLEMTDRHSLIFHLMLAGMVSSIASILVSRHSLYDVLKVNFLTELREKD, encoded by the coding sequence ATGCTGAAAATTTTCGTCCTCATAAAAAGATCCCTCAAAAATTCCTTCGATAATATCCGGAACGAACAGCTGAAGCATAATCTGCTTCAGGCCATTCCCTTTTGGATAGGATCTGTAATTACAGGCTTTTTTGCTGTGATGTACGCACAGGTATTTGCATGGGGCGAACATCTGATGAATTTCATTTTCGACTGGCACGCATGGATGATCTTTATTATTGCACCTGTTGGATTTGTACTTTCCTGGTGGCTGGTGAAAGAATTTGCGCCGAATGCCAAAGGAAGCGGGATTCCTCAGGTGATGGCGGCTGTAGAACTGGCCAATCCGAAAGAACATAGGAAAATCCGGAATCTTTTAAGTATTAAGATTATATTTTTCAAAATCCTTTCCTCCGTTATTCTGGCCATCGGAGGAGGTGCTGTAGGACGTGAAGGACCTACCATTCAGATTGCCGGCTCTGTTTTCAGAAAAGTGAATGAATACCTTCCCGAATGGTGGCCAAAGATTTCCAAAAAAAATATGATTATGACAGGAGCGGCAGCAGGACTTGCAGCAGCGTTCAATACTCCGTTGGGAGGAATTGTTTTCGCTGTGGAAGAGCTGTCAAAAACTCATATTAATTACTTCAAAACAGCCTTATTTACAGCAGTAATCATTGCAGGTCTTACCGCTCAAACATTAGCGGGATCTTATTTATATCTCGGCTATCCTAAAACCAATGATGTTTCTTTAATGATGATGTTTCCTATTATACTGGTAGCTGCCACTGCCGGCATTCTGGCAAGCCAGCTATCCGTCACCATGCTTACAATCAATAGCTGGAAGAAGAAAAAACTGAAAACAGATAAAGCCAACGTGGTCTTTCTGATCATTTGTGCCTTAATTATTGCTTCCATCGCTTATTTCATCAACAGAGAAGTTCTGGGATCAGGAAAAGAAATCATGGAGCGGGTTCTTTTTACCAAAGACAAGCATGAAGACTGGTATGTTCCCATTCTGAGAATGCTGGGTCCTGCCCTTTCCTTTACTTCCGGAGGTGCCGGCGGAATTTTTGCTCCGGCTCTTACTGCGGGAGCAAGTATAGGTTCTGTTATTTCAGGAATTATTCATTTAACACCCAACGAAACCAATGTGGTGATTCTGGGCGGAATGGTTGCTTTCCTTACCGGAATTACAAGAGCCCCGTTTACTTCAGCGATTATTGTGCTGGAAATGACAGACAGACATTCATTGATATTCCACCTTATGCTTGCCGGAATGGTTTCTTCTATTGCTTCCATCCTGGTAAGCAGACATTCTTTGTATGATGTTTTGAAGGTGAATTTTTTAACGGAGTTGAGAGAAAAGGATTAA
- the rplI gene encoding 50S ribosomal protein L9, which translates to MEIILKKDVENLGLEFDTVNVKPGYARNFLIPQGIALLATPKNKAALEATLEARKEEEAKLIAAANAVVEQLKKTSITIPAKVGAGDKLFGSINNADLSAALEKAGVSVEKKYIKIPGNTIKRTGKFAALIRLHRNVEYNYEFDIVSDAPVEAAPKKEEAKTEEA; encoded by the coding sequence ATGGAAATTATCCTAAAAAAAGACGTAGAAAACTTAGGACTTGAGTTTGATACAGTAAACGTAAAGCCAGGTTATGCTAGAAACTTCTTAATTCCTCAAGGAATTGCTCTTTTAGCTACACCTAAAAACAAAGCTGCTTTAGAAGCTACATTAGAAGCTAGAAAAGAAGAAGAAGCTAAATTAATCGCTGCTGCTAACGCTGTAGTTGAGCAATTGAAGAAAACTTCTATCACGATCCCTGCAAAAGTAGGTGCTGGTGACAAATTATTCGGATCTATCAACAATGCTGATTTATCTGCTGCTTTAGAAAAAGCTGGTGTTTCTGTAGAGAAAAAATACATCAAAATTCCTGGTAACACGATCAAGAGAACTGGTAAATTCGCAGCTCTTATCAGACTTCACAGAAATGTTGAGTACAACTACGAGTTTGATATCGTATCTGATGCTCCAGTGGAAGCAGCTCCTAAAAAAGAAGAAGCTAAAACTGAAGAAGCTTAA
- the rpsR gene encoding 30S ribosomal protein S18 — MAIDEMAKQASAGGESEVKFLTPLDINTKSEKKYCRFKKYGIKHVDYKDADFLLQFVNEQGKILPRRYTGTSLKYQRKVSAAIKRARHLALLPYVADLLK, encoded by the coding sequence ATGGCAATAGATGAAATGGCTAAACAAGCCTCAGCAGGAGGAGAATCAGAAGTAAAATTCCTTACTCCGCTTGATATCAATACAAAATCTGAAAAGAAATATTGTAGATTCAAAAAATACGGAATTAAGCACGTTGATTACAAAGATGCTGATTTCTTATTACAGTTTGTAAACGAGCAAGGTAAAATTTTACCAAGAAGATACACTGGAACTTCTTTAAAATACCAAAGAAAAGTTTCTGCTGCTATCAAAAGAGCAAGACACCTTGCTTTACTACCATACGTAGCTGACTTATTGAAATAA
- a CDS encoding thioredoxin family protein — protein sequence MKKLIIFASLGLSAFAFSQEVKNSPDNGKQKTALIVPAEQAKLEAQKKAAEEKAKLPKPYDPKADAQADINKLVAQAKKEGKNVMIQAGGNWCIWCLRFNNYVQTTPELKELVDKNYVYYHLNFSPDNKNEKVFAQYGNPGEKFGYPVFIVLDKDGKMIKVQQSDVLEEGKGYSKEKVKEFFTTWAPKKG from the coding sequence ATGAAAAAATTGATAATATTCGCTTCTCTGGGATTAAGTGCTTTTGCTTTTTCACAAGAAGTAAAGAATTCGCCTGATAACGGAAAACAAAAAACAGCTCTTATAGTGCCTGCAGAACAGGCAAAATTAGAGGCTCAGAAAAAGGCAGCTGAAGAAAAGGCTAAGCTTCCTAAACCTTATGACCCAAAAGCAGATGCTCAGGCTGATATTAATAAACTGGTTGCTCAAGCTAAGAAAGAAGGAAAGAATGTGATGATCCAGGCTGGTGGAAACTGGTGTATCTGGTGTCTTCGTTTTAATAATTACGTACAGACTACTCCTGAACTGAAGGAATTAGTAGATAAGAATTATGTATACTACCATCTGAACTTTTCTCCGGACAATAAGAATGAAAAGGTTTTTGCCCAGTATGGAAATCCGGGTGAAAAATTTGGTTATCCTGTTTTTATCGTTTTGGATAAGGATGGGAAAATGATTAAGGTTCAGCAAAGTGATGTTCTGGAAGAAGGAAAAGGGTACAGTAAAGAAAAAGTAAAAGAATTCTTTACTACCTGGGCCCCAAAGAAAGGATAA
- a CDS encoding TolC family protein: protein MNIILNACRYMCIALCLLLSSFLHSQMIDYQHLGLQQAVEIGLKNNKNIQISHLKQEMSVTKEKDLKMEKLPDIEFHTSYNQVTNLFQHQNGVFNKATKYDVINGMYDFTLSASIPVYMGGKIKNTERKAAIDTEISALKTHLDERQLKMTIITAFLQIHHLKEQQSLINDKMKEDSVNIKQVKALKANGVVTVNEVLRTSLQLSNHKMSWTELDNDIQIAEHKLKTILSLPENQEMHVNTEDLISDNAAIPYVDELTETALNKNESVEITHKNLSLKELDQKITKANYLPKITAGGEYFLKYPNMMFFPPEPYAYRLGMVGVNLTYPIENLYKNKYRMQEARENIDLAKLQIEENEENVRHNVYEAYKKFEETDQKVKIAEEAIKQAKENYRIVRTKYANKLSLITELIDADNAYLEAESNLISVKINRQLKYYQLQYTIGNL, encoded by the coding sequence ATGAATATCATATTGAACGCATGCCGGTATATGTGCATTGCGTTGTGCTTATTATTGAGCAGTTTTTTACATTCACAGATGATCGATTACCAGCATCTCGGCCTACAGCAAGCTGTAGAGATTGGTTTGAAAAACAACAAAAACATACAGATCAGTCATCTGAAACAGGAAATGTCCGTGACCAAAGAGAAAGATCTCAAGATGGAGAAACTCCCGGACATTGAATTTCATACAAGCTATAATCAGGTAACTAACCTTTTCCAGCATCAGAATGGTGTATTTAATAAAGCCACCAAGTATGATGTAATCAATGGAATGTATGATTTTACATTATCAGCATCGATCCCGGTTTATATGGGAGGGAAAATCAAAAATACAGAAAGGAAAGCGGCTATTGACACTGAAATTTCTGCTTTAAAAACCCATCTCGATGAGAGACAGCTTAAAATGACCATCATTACGGCTTTTCTACAGATCCATCATTTAAAAGAGCAGCAGAGTCTTATTAATGATAAAATGAAGGAAGATTCCGTCAATATCAAGCAGGTAAAAGCATTGAAAGCTAATGGTGTTGTAACTGTCAATGAAGTCTTAAGAACTTCTTTACAACTTTCCAATCATAAAATGAGCTGGACGGAACTGGATAACGATATTCAGATTGCAGAGCACAAACTGAAAACAATTCTTTCGCTTCCGGAAAATCAGGAAATGCACGTCAATACAGAAGATCTTATTTCAGACAATGCTGCCATTCCTTATGTTGATGAGCTTACAGAAACAGCCTTAAACAAAAATGAGTCTGTTGAAATCACCCATAAGAATCTTTCTCTTAAGGAGCTCGATCAAAAGATTACCAAAGCGAATTATTTACCCAAAATTACCGCTGGCGGAGAATATTTTTTAAAGTATCCGAACATGATGTTTTTCCCTCCGGAACCTTATGCGTATCGTTTGGGAATGGTGGGGGTAAATCTTACCTATCCTATCGAGAATCTGTACAAAAATAAATACAGAATGCAGGAAGCACGGGAAAATATTGATCTTGCCAAACTTCAGATTGAAGAAAACGAGGAAAATGTAAGACACAATGTTTATGAGGCTTATAAAAAGTTTGAAGAGACAGACCAGAAGGTAAAAATTGCTGAAGAAGCGATTAAACAGGCTAAGGAAAACTACCGCATTGTAAGAACAAAATATGCCAATAAGCTAAGTCTTATCACAGAACTGATAGACGCAGACAATGCTTATCTGGAAGCTGAATCTAATCTTATTTCCGTTAAAATTAACAGACAACTTAAATACTACCAACTCCAATATACGATTGGAAACTTATAA
- a CDS encoding MFS transporter — MQHNSVYHKWVPQWLKLPLLILALFPHLMLLSLLHSNSAFTSSFMDVDSDDIQYLMILMYGTFVVTLLVLQRFMAYFSVKYYVLLMASISVIILYILSVTNDYHVILVIRFLEGIFGLLEGAIFLPLIIAELKTKHAKVLAYLFMYTIMLTGGTITTSLLKSSIEDYDFQHMVLMMVYFHVFVLIIGIALFNRNRFFPKKPLYQLDITSWFLLWVCLQAGGYAIIYGKRLMWFESDTIIMCLFIFLLSGGLFMLKQRNSKRPLFHFEVFSSKNVIVGMILFFIFYLIRSGLNNVYSIMATVWKWPWDYIVNIQYWNVAGTLLGILLSGICLVRGISSRIVFFTGFLLLAIDCAWFTYTFYPDTTLSTICPPLFLQGVAQGLLFTPLVFFLISGTPEEYVSNATALGTTTRFWTTAIGYALMQNLMLFLTLKHSDSLSANLTDTNPVFYNQWSQIFGANISKLPVNDSLSMTAGAFKAKITAQSILLSNMEIFTGLFWLALITAIGLLLYHPVKIAVRNIM, encoded by the coding sequence ATGCAGCACAATTCAGTTTATCATAAATGGGTACCACAATGGCTGAAACTGCCACTTCTTATACTGGCATTGTTTCCCCACCTGATGTTGTTGTCGCTTTTACATTCTAACAGCGCCTTCACATCTTCTTTTATGGATGTAGATTCAGATGACATCCAGTATTTAATGATTTTGATGTACGGGACATTTGTGGTTACCCTTTTAGTATTACAGAGGTTTATGGCCTATTTCAGCGTGAAATACTATGTTTTGCTGATGGCCTCGATTTCGGTGATTATTCTTTATATTTTATCAGTCACCAATGATTATCATGTTATATTGGTGATCCGGTTTTTGGAAGGAATTTTCGGTTTGTTGGAAGGTGCCATTTTCCTGCCTTTAATTATCGCAGAATTAAAAACAAAGCACGCCAAAGTCTTAGCATATCTTTTTATGTATACGATTATGCTGACCGGAGGAACTATTACGACTTCCCTGTTAAAATCAAGTATTGAAGATTATGATTTCCAACATATGGTTCTGATGATGGTCTACTTCCATGTGTTTGTATTGATCATCGGTATTGCTCTGTTCAACAGAAACCGGTTTTTTCCTAAAAAACCTTTGTATCAATTGGATATTACAAGCTGGTTTCTTCTTTGGGTATGCCTGCAGGCTGGCGGCTATGCCATTATTTATGGTAAAAGACTGATGTGGTTCGAGTCTGATACCATTATCATGTGTCTGTTTATATTTCTTCTTTCCGGAGGCTTATTTATGTTGAAACAAAGAAATTCCAAGAGACCGTTGTTCCATTTCGAAGTTTTCAGTTCCAAAAATGTCATTGTGGGAATGATCCTGTTTTTCATTTTTTATCTGATCCGTTCCGGGTTGAATAATGTCTACAGCATCATGGCTACCGTATGGAAATGGCCATGGGATTATATTGTGAACATCCAGTACTGGAATGTGGCAGGAACTCTTTTGGGTATTTTGTTATCAGGAATCTGTCTGGTTCGGGGAATTTCCTCAAGGATTGTTTTCTTTACAGGATTTCTTTTACTGGCCATAGATTGTGCCTGGTTTACCTATACTTTTTATCCTGATACTACCCTTTCTACCATCTGTCCGCCCTTATTTCTGCAGGGAGTCGCTCAGGGATTATTATTTACGCCGCTTGTTTTCTTTTTAATTTCAGGAACACCGGAAGAATATGTGTCCAATGCTACTGCGCTGGGAACAACCACCCGTTTCTGGACAACCGCTATCGGTTATGCTTTGATGCAAAATCTGATGTTATTTTTAACACTAAAACATTCCGACAGTCTTAGCGCTAATCTCACAGATACGAATCCTGTCTTCTATAATCAGTGGAGTCAAATCTTTGGAGCCAATATTTCCAAACTACCGGTTAACGATTCTTTATCCATGACAGCCGGTGCTTTTAAAGCTAAAATAACAGCTCAGTCAATTCTACTTTCCAATATGGAAATTTTCACGGGTCTGTTCTGGCTGGCTCTTATTACTGCAATTGGGCTGCTGTTGTATCATCCTGTAAAAATAGCGGTACGAAATATTATGTAG
- a CDS encoding aldehyde dehydrogenase, with protein MEIESILLKQRDFFKTQQTKSLAFRKMYLEKLKNLIIFHENMLYEAINKDFGKSKFDTFTTELSFILNDINYYIKNLKSLSKPKKVRTNLVNQLGSSKIYADPLGCVLVIGAWNYPYQLSLSPIIAAMAAGNCCILKPSEIAENTMKAMAAIINENFPPEYLYVYEGGIDETTALLKLRFDKIFFTGSTKVGKIVYKAAAEHLTPVTLELGGKSPAIVTKNANLEMAAKRIVWGKFLNAGQTCVAPDYLLVEETIQEQFLEMLRKYIKEFKYSQDSEQYTRIINQRNFQRLIHLINKEKIYSGGNFDEEKLYIEPTILNHIDWNDDIMQEEIFGPLLPVISFQNYNAALNSVLELEKPLAAYLFTNDSEEKENFTRKLSFGGGCINDTVMHLSNDHLPFGGVGNSGIGNYHGKYGFETFSHPKAVLEKATWGEPNIKYPPYSEKKLSWIKKLM; from the coding sequence ATGGAAATTGAGAGTATCCTACTGAAGCAAAGAGATTTTTTCAAAACACAACAAACCAAAAGCCTTGCTTTCCGGAAAATGTATCTTGAAAAGCTTAAAAACCTTATTATTTTTCATGAAAATATGCTGTATGAGGCTATTAACAAGGATTTTGGAAAATCAAAATTTGACACCTTCACCACAGAATTGTCTTTTATTCTGAATGATATTAATTATTATATCAAAAATTTAAAATCCCTTTCAAAGCCTAAAAAAGTCAGAACCAATCTTGTCAACCAACTGGGAAGCAGTAAAATTTACGCTGACCCGCTTGGCTGTGTACTCGTCATCGGAGCCTGGAATTATCCTTATCAGCTATCACTTTCTCCCATTATTGCAGCAATGGCTGCCGGAAACTGCTGTATTCTGAAGCCTAGTGAAATAGCAGAGAATACAATGAAAGCAATGGCAGCAATCATTAATGAAAACTTTCCGCCTGAATACCTGTATGTGTATGAAGGTGGTATTGATGAAACCACAGCTCTTTTAAAACTAAGGTTTGATAAAATATTCTTTACCGGAAGCACGAAAGTCGGAAAGATTGTTTACAAGGCAGCTGCAGAGCATCTAACCCCTGTAACCCTGGAACTGGGTGGAAAATCTCCGGCTATTGTTACAAAAAATGCCAATCTCGAAATGGCTGCCAAAAGAATTGTGTGGGGAAAATTCCTCAATGCCGGACAAACGTGTGTAGCTCCAGATTATCTGTTAGTGGAAGAAACTATTCAGGAACAGTTTCTGGAAATGTTGAGAAAATACATCAAAGAATTCAAATATAGTCAGGATTCTGAACAATACACAAGAATTATCAACCAAAGGAATTTTCAGCGCCTTATACATCTTATCAATAAAGAAAAAATCTATTCAGGAGGAAATTTTGATGAAGAAAAACTCTATATAGAACCCACTATTCTGAATCATATAGACTGGAATGATGACATTATGCAGGAAGAAATTTTCGGACCTCTCCTGCCTGTCATCAGTTTTCAAAATTACAATGCAGCTCTTAATTCTGTTTTAGAACTTGAAAAACCGCTGGCCGCTTATCTTTTTACCAATGATTCGGAAGAAAAAGAAAACTTCACCCGTAAATTGTCGTTTGGAGGAGGCTGTATCAATGACACCGTGATGCATTTAAGCAATGATCATCTTCCTTTTGGAGGCGTAGGCAATTCAGGAATTGGGAATTATCATGGAAAATATGGTTTCGAAACCTTTTCACACCCAAAAGCAGTTCTTGAAAAAGCAACCTGGGGAGAACCGAATATCAAATATCCGCCTTATTCAGAGAAAAAATTAAGCTGGATAAAGAAATTAATGTAA
- the rpsF gene encoding 30S ribosomal protein S6, with product MNNYETVFILTPVLSEAQVEEAVNKYVDLIKEKNCEIVAKENWGLKKLAYPIQLKKNGFYTLIEFKGEGTVVADLELAFKRDERVIRYLTTKLDKHAVEYAVTRRAKVKAAKA from the coding sequence ATGAACAATTACGAAACTGTTTTCATTTTAACTCCCGTTCTATCTGAGGCACAGGTAGAGGAAGCAGTGAACAAGTATGTAGATCTAATCAAAGAAAAGAACTGCGAAATCGTTGCTAAAGAAAACTGGGGATTAAAAAAATTAGCTTACCCGATTCAATTGAAAAAGAATGGGTTCTATACTTTAATCGAATTTAAAGGAGAAGGTACTGTAGTTGCTGATTTAGAATTAGCATTTAAGCGTGACGAAAGAGTAATCCGTTACCTTACTACAAAACTTGACAAGCACGCTGTAGAGTACGCTGTAACAAGAAGAGCTAAAGTAAAAGCAGCTAAAGCTTAA
- a CDS encoding helix-turn-helix domain-containing protein produces the protein MNDSHFKAVEEDDAEFYIYHVLTGNVTTEIHYHSSAQLVYAEGGIVHVFTDQKHWYLPARCFMWIPAGTPHYIFSTSPKVDLYNFYFKKEENESGFFDEINIYSVNNLLREMIFFTKDWDGKITKNDTSKYYFLKALKGVLQEKKHKHLAFPIQHPFPKDETLLKIARYIHANLEKPLTIESTAKEFGMSTRTLSRKFKEILGMNYVRFLRALRITRSLELMLEGKYNMYEIAMMVGYNSLSSFSNIFKKVIGMAPTEYQHKLRGDK, from the coding sequence ATGAACGACAGCCATTTTAAAGCGGTAGAAGAAGATGATGCCGAATTTTACATCTATCATGTGCTCACAGGAAATGTTACCACAGAGATTCATTATCACAGTTCAGCACAATTAGTCTATGCAGAAGGCGGTATTGTGCATGTTTTCACGGATCAGAAACACTGGTATCTTCCTGCCAGATGCTTTATGTGGATTCCTGCCGGTACACCGCATTATATTTTTTCAACCAGCCCCAAGGTTGATTTGTATAACTTTTATTTTAAGAAAGAAGAAAATGAAAGTGGCTTTTTTGATGAAATCAATATTTATTCTGTCAATAATCTCCTTCGTGAGATGATTTTCTTTACTAAAGACTGGGATGGGAAAATCACAAAAAATGATACCTCAAAATATTATTTTCTCAAAGCTCTTAAAGGAGTTTTACAGGAAAAGAAACATAAACATCTGGCATTTCCGATACAGCATCCTTTCCCAAAAGATGAAACATTGCTGAAGATTGCAAGATATATTCATGCTAACCTTGAGAAACCCCTCACAATTGAATCTACGGCAAAAGAATTCGGAATGAGTACAAGAACGCTTTCCAGGAAATTTAAAGAGATTCTGGGCATGAATTACGTTCGCTTTCTGAGAGCGTTACGAATTACCCGTTCCCTTGAACTGATGCTGGAAGGAAAATACAATATGTATGAGATTGCCATGATGGTAGGGTACAACAGCCTTTCGTCTTTCAGTAATATCTTCAAAAAGGTAATCGGAATGGCACCTACGGAGTATCAGCATAAATTGAGAGGGGATAAGTAG
- a CDS encoding HlyD family secretion protein: protein MAQKQLTQKEKRINKSITLLAWILIISGITGMISFYLFSRKNVTTNDAQIEQYITPVSSKVSGFIKTIRFNENQFVHKGDTLIVIDNREFVNQVQMAEANLHANTATISTIESGVSTKESDTKIIDAKIASAKIDIWRTEQDFKRYKNLLAEDAATEQEFENVKASYEQSKANLLALEQQKNAVKAGANEQQTKVAPVKSQIQQSSASLNNAKLYLSYTVITAPYDGWVGKKTIQEGQLIKEGQALVQIVSKEKWIIANYKETQLGQIDQSKEVIITADAYPDVEFKGKILSVSPASGSQFSLVKPDNATGNFVKIEQRFPVKIILDNNKNNEKLLSGMNVLVSAKKI, encoded by the coding sequence ATGGCACAGAAACAACTGACACAAAAGGAAAAAAGAATCAACAAGTCCATTACTTTACTGGCCTGGATTCTAATCATCAGCGGAATCACGGGAATGATCAGTTTTTATCTTTTTTCGAGAAAGAATGTGACAACCAATGATGCACAGATCGAGCAATATATTACGCCTGTATCCAGCAAGGTATCAGGTTTCATCAAAACGATACGGTTTAACGAAAACCAGTTTGTACATAAAGGTGATACATTAATCGTCATTGACAACAGAGAGTTTGTGAATCAGGTACAGATGGCTGAGGCCAATCTTCACGCTAACACAGCAACCATCAGCACCATTGAAAGCGGTGTCAGCACCAAAGAAAGTGATACAAAGATTATTGATGCTAAAATTGCCTCTGCAAAAATTGATATCTGGAGAACGGAGCAGGATTTTAAAAGATATAAAAACCTTTTGGCAGAAGATGCTGCTACCGAACAGGAATTTGAGAATGTAAAGGCTTCTTATGAACAGTCAAAAGCCAATCTTTTAGCATTGGAACAACAGAAAAATGCCGTAAAAGCCGGAGCGAACGAACAACAAACGAAAGTAGCCCCTGTAAAAAGCCAGATCCAGCAGAGTTCTGCCAGTCTTAACAATGCTAAGCTTTATCTTTCTTATACCGTAATTACTGCTCCTTATGACGGATGGGTAGGAAAGAAGACCATTCAGGAAGGGCAGTTGATTAAAGAAGGCCAGGCCTTGGTACAGATAGTCAGCAAAGAGAAATGGATCATTGCCAATTACAAAGAAACACAACTTGGACAGATTGATCAGAGCAAGGAAGTAATTATTACTGCGGATGCTTATCCCGATGTTGAGTTTAAAGGGAAAATTCTTTCCGTTTCTCCTGCATCAGGTTCTCAGTTTTCTTTGGTAAAACCGGATAATGCCACCGGAAATTTTGTGAAAATAGAACAAAGATTTCCTGTAAAAATTATTCTGGATAATAACAAAAACAATGAAAAGCTGCTTTCCGGAATGAATGTTCTGGTGAGCGCGAAGAAGATTTAA